The following are from one region of the Myotis daubentonii chromosome 2, mMyoDau2.1, whole genome shotgun sequence genome:
- the CNPY2 gene encoding protein canopy homolog 2 isoform X1: MRGSPSGPRSPVLGVLHAAGHAPLPAPAGSSPCRQLLCLSSSLPPPPSLRGCHLARWSDPVTLEMKGWGWPALLLGALLGAAWARTAQDLHCGACRALVDELEWEIAQVDPKKTIQMGSFRINPDGSQSVVEVPYARSEAHLTELLEEVCDRMKEYGEQMDPTTHRNIYIRVVNRNGEPKDLNLEGIRIDSDIRGTLKFACETIVEEYEDELIEFFSREADNVKDKLCSKRTDLCDHALHIPHDEL; the protein is encoded by the exons ATGCGGGGATCTCCGTCTGGTCCCCGCAGCCCGGTCCTGGGTGTGCTCCACGCGGCTGGCCACGCGCCGCTTCCCGCTCCCGCCGGCAGCTCTCCTTGCCGGCAGCTCCTCTGCCTCTCGTCCTCGCTTCCTCCTCCACCTTCGCTCCGTGGCTGCCACCTGGCGCG GTGGAGCGACCCCGTTACGTTAGAGATGAAAGGCTGGGGTTGGCCGGCCCTGCTTCTGGGGGCCCTGCTGGGAGCCGCCTGGGCTCGGACGGCCCAGGATCTACACTGTGGAG CTTGCAGGGCTCTGGTGGATGAACTAGAGTGGGAAATTGCCCAGGTGGATCCCAAGAAGACCATTCAGATGGGCTCTTTCCGAATCAATCCGGATGGCAGCCAGTCAGTGGTGGAG GTGCCTTATGCTCGCTCAGAGGCCCACCTCACGGAGCTGCTAGAGGAAGTATGTGACCGGATGAAGGAGTACGGGGAACAGATGGACCCTACCACCCACCGCAACATTTACATACGTGTAGTGAACCGGAACGGAGAACCCAAAGACCTGAATCTAGAGGGCATCCGAATTGATTCAGACATCCGTGGCACCCTCAAGTTTGCG TGTGAGACCATTGTGGAGGAATATGAGGATGAACTCATTGAATTCTTTTCCCGAGAGGCTGACAATGTGAAAGACAAACTTTGTAGCAAGCGAACAG ACTTATGTGACCATGCCCTGCACATACCGCATGATGAGCTGTGA
- the CNPY2 gene encoding protein canopy homolog 2 isoform X2, producing MKGWGWPALLLGALLGAAWARTAQDLHCGACRALVDELEWEIAQVDPKKTIQMGSFRINPDGSQSVVEVPYARSEAHLTELLEEVCDRMKEYGEQMDPTTHRNIYIRVVNRNGEPKDLNLEGIRIDSDIRGTLKFACETIVEEYEDELIEFFSREADNVKDKLCSKRTDLCDHALHIPHDEL from the exons ATGAAAGGCTGGGGTTGGCCGGCCCTGCTTCTGGGGGCCCTGCTGGGAGCCGCCTGGGCTCGGACGGCCCAGGATCTACACTGTGGAG CTTGCAGGGCTCTGGTGGATGAACTAGAGTGGGAAATTGCCCAGGTGGATCCCAAGAAGACCATTCAGATGGGCTCTTTCCGAATCAATCCGGATGGCAGCCAGTCAGTGGTGGAG GTGCCTTATGCTCGCTCAGAGGCCCACCTCACGGAGCTGCTAGAGGAAGTATGTGACCGGATGAAGGAGTACGGGGAACAGATGGACCCTACCACCCACCGCAACATTTACATACGTGTAGTGAACCGGAACGGAGAACCCAAAGACCTGAATCTAGAGGGCATCCGAATTGATTCAGACATCCGTGGCACCCTCAAGTTTGCG TGTGAGACCATTGTGGAGGAATATGAGGATGAACTCATTGAATTCTTTTCCCGAGAGGCTGACAATGTGAAAGACAAACTTTGTAGCAAGCGAACAG ACTTATGTGACCATGCCCTGCACATACCGCATGATGAGCTGTGA